The following proteins are encoded in a genomic region of Zea mays cultivar B73 chromosome 9, Zm-B73-REFERENCE-NAM-5.0, whole genome shotgun sequence:
- the LOC103638964 gene encoding uncharacterized protein, which translates to MKVEIPIILCKLEKIFPPSFFDVMLHLAIHLPDEAILRGPVQYGWMYPVERRLYTLKRFVRNMARPEGSIAEAYVANECLTACSRYFDDVDTRHNREGRNKERVDLSRGKFYVFQHGVELLGAPRITYLQDDYDKMVWYVLNNCSEVEPYIKMYKEELENEGIVNVEKTIQKHFSSWFKKHIASLRFVEGEDIDDDLYALACEPDLRVRIFSACLVDGVRYHTIDRERNRRTQNSGVMVEGTHNNEFIDFYGCLKEIIELQYNSDLMEHRTVVLFRCDWFDTHSKKVSMKYDGYFRSINHSSCWYKNDTFILAAQATKVFYLQDIKNSGSWKIVQKFTHRHLWCVAENDIDERPSSSGLSYQDDTCVGSEVQVNEGDMEITGHQDADESINVSASVVDEFRVQREEEVEEYETSDNEDETGWQYASDNEESITIVNDDDDFSDNE; encoded by the exons ATGAAAGTTGAAATCCCAATCATTTTGTGCAAGCTTGAGAAAATATTTCCTCCTTCTTTCTTTGATGTGATGCTGCACTTGGCTATTCATTTACCTGACGAGGCAATCCTAAGAGGACCAGTGCAATATGGGTGGATGTATCCAGTGGAAAGAAGGTTGTATACATTGAAACGTTTTGTAAGAAATATGGCTAGACCTGAAGGATCCATTGCAGAAGCATATGTTGCTAATGAGTGCTTGACAGCTTGCTCGAGGTACTTCGATGATGTTGACACACGACACAATCGGGAGGGTAGGAACAAAGAGCGTGTTGATTTGAGCAGAGGCAaattttatgtttttcagcatggAGTTGAACTTCTTGGAGCACCAAGAATTACATACCTCCAAGATGATTATGATAAGATGGTTTGGTATGTCCTAAACAATTGTTCGGAGGTCGAGCCATATATAAA GATGTATAAGGAAGAGTTAGAGAATGAAGGGATTGTTAATGTGGAAAAAACCATTCAGAAGCACTTTTCCTCCTGGTTTAAGAAGCAT ATTGCAAGTTTGCGTTTTGTCGAGGGAGAAGACATTGATGATGACCTATATGCATTGGCATGCGAACCAGATTTGCGAGTTCGAATTTTTTCTGCATGTCTTGTTGATGGTGTTCGGTACCACACCATTGACCGTGAGAGAAATAGAAGAACCCAAAACAGTGGAGTCATGGTTGAGGGCACTCATAATAATGAATTCATTGATTTTTATGGCTGCTTAAAAGAAATTATCGAGTTGCAGTATAACTCAGATTTGATGGAGCATCGGACAGTTGTTCTTTTCCGGTGTGATTGGTTTGACACTCATAGCAAGAAAGTCAGTATGAAATATGATGGATATTTTAGAAGCATAAACCATAGTAGTTGTTGGTACAAAAACGATACTTTTATTTTAGCAGCACAAGCAACTAAGGTATTTTATTTGCAAGACATCAAGAATTCTGGAAGCTGGAAGATTGTTCAAAAATTTACACATAGGCACTTGTGGTGTGTGGCTGAAAATGACATTGATGAAAGACCTAGTTCCTCAGGACTATCATACCAAGATGATACATGTGTTGGTTCTGAAGTGCAAGTTAATGAAGGAGATATGGAGATAACTGGACATCAGGATGCTGACGAATCTATTAATGTCAGTGCAAGTGTGGTTGATGAATTTCGGGTGCAACGAGAAGAGGAAGTGGAAGAGTATGAGACAAGCGACAATGAAGATGAAACTGGATGGCAATATGCTAGTGACAACGAAGAATCAATAACTATTGTCAATGACGATGATGATTTCAGCGATAACGAGTAG